The Desulfonatronum lacustre DSM 10312 region CCGGCCCCAATCGCTCTCATCGGCCGGTTCGGCGTCGGCCTTGGATTGCAGCAGGGGCAGACTTTCCGGACAGGCCTTGAAGCGCACGTCCGCAGCCCCCAGCCGTTCCGCCACCTTGGGGAGAAACATTCGCGCCTCGTCCTGATGCACCAAGAGACATTCCAAGGCGTTGCACACCCCGCAGCGCTGCACCTTGGAGTTGAAGACGATCTCCAGGGCCTTGTCCAGATCCGCGCCCTGATCCACATAAATGTGGCACACACCTTTGTAATGCTTCAGCACGGGCATGGTGGCCTGGTCGGCCACGGCCCGGATCAGGGATTCGCCGCCGCGCGGGATGACCACGTCGATATACTCGTCCAGCTTCAGCAAATGCCCCACCGCCTCCCGGTCCGTGATCGGCACCAACTGGACCGCGGCCTCGGGCAGGCCGGCGGCGCGCAGCGCCTCGGTGATCAGACCGGCCAGGGCCTGGTTGGAATGAAACGCCTCGGAGCCGCCCCGCAGGATGGCCGCGTTACCGGCCTTGAGGGTCAGGATGGCGGCCTCGATGGTCACGTTGGGCCGGGATTCGTAGATCATCATCACCACGCCCAGGGGCACGCGCATCCGCCCGATGCGCAGCCCGTTGGGCCGCTGCCACATGGTCTCGATCTCGCCCACCGGATCGGCCTGGGCCATGACCTCCAGGCAGGCCTGGGCCATGGACTCCACGGTCGCCTCGGTCATCCGCAGCCGATCCACCCGGGCCGTGTCCAACCCGGCGGCCAGGGCCGCGTCCACGTCCCGCTGGTTGGCCTCCAGCACCTGCCCGGCCCGGTCCCGCAACAGCCGGGCCAGCTCCCGCAACATTTCGTCCTTGCGCCTGCCCTCGGCATTGGCCGTCAGCCTGGCCGCATCTCGGGCCCGCATCGCCAACCGGACCATCTTTTCTTGCAGTTCGTTCGCCATATCCCCTCCAACCTTGATGATGTCGGCCACCGGCTTGCCCGGCGCCGTCCTTCCTGATAGCCCTGCCTGACGCCCCCATACCGAACCGAGGAATCGCCCATGCACGACTCCATCCGCGAACTGATTCAGAGCCAGAACGCCTGCGTTCTGGCCACCTCCCGAAACAACGCGCCGCACGCCTCTCTGATGGGCTTCGTTCCATCCGAGGATTGCTCGACCTTTTTCCTGGCCACCTACCGCAACACCACCAAGTTCGCAAACATCCAGGCCAATCCGGAAGTCAGCCTGCTTCTGGACGACCGGGCTGCGCATCCCGTGCAGGACCGCCGAGAAACCAAGGCCCTGACCGTACATGGCCGGGCCGAAATACTCAAAGATCTGGAACAATGCCGCACCGTCGCGGACATCCTTCGCCGACGCCTGCCGCACCTGCAAGACTTTCTGAACGGCCCGGACATCGCCTTCATCGCCGTCCAGGCCGTGGATTTCCTGCTCCTGCAAGGACCCACCGAGGCGATCTTCGAGACCGCCGATCCCTCCGACCCATAGATCGACGCCCCCAACTCCTCGCGGGCTTTACATTCTTTTTGAAAACTGGTTGAAATGTGGCGGAAAAGCAGGGAAGCGCGCTTCGCCCTCAACCTTGCGTTCACTTTGGCGATTTCCACTCACCCCAGACAGCCAAGGAGGCAGGTCTGATGGACACCTCAAAATTTGCCGTTCCAGCCATTGTGATCGGCATCCTGGTCATTGTCGGTGCCGTGTTCGCCACGTTTTTGAGCGGTGCGTCCGGACTCACCGGAGCCGTCACGACGGCCGCGGCCGGTCTTGTCGCCCTGCTCGTCGTGGGGACGCCGCTGATGCTCCAGAGCCGCGCGCTTGCCGAGGCGTCCGTGGTGTTGGGGAATCTCGCGGAAGGCAATTTCCAAAAAAATACCCTGGAATCCAGCCCTGGAGCCAAAAGCCTGCCCGGACTGTTCGCGGCCCTGGAGGCCGTGTCCCATGCCCTGAAGCACGAAAAAGGGCTGAGTAAAGGAATTATCGAAGGTCTGCCCACGCCGTTTCTGCTGGTGGACACCAAGGAGCGGGCCTTGTTTACGAACCAAGCCTGCCTGGACATGGTTCAGATCGACGGCCCGCCGAA contains the following coding sequences:
- a CDS encoding glutamate-5-semialdehyde dehydrogenase, whose translation is MANELQEKMVRLAMRARDAARLTANAEGRRKDEMLRELARLLRDRAGQVLEANQRDVDAALAAGLDTARVDRLRMTEATVESMAQACLEVMAQADPVGEIETMWQRPNGLRIGRMRVPLGVVMMIYESRPNVTIEAAILTLKAGNAAILRGGSEAFHSNQALAGLITEALRAAGLPEAAVQLVPITDREAVGHLLKLDEYIDVVIPRGGESLIRAVADQATMPVLKHYKGVCHIYVDQGADLDKALEIVFNSKVQRCGVCNALECLLVHQDEARMFLPKVAERLGAADVRFKACPESLPLLQSKADAEPADESDWGREFLALVLAVRVVRDMDRALEHIALYGSNHTEAILTRDHDRAMRFLREADASLVLVNASTRFNDGGQLGLGAEIGISTSKLHAYGPMGVRELTGVKFVGLGQGQVRE
- a CDS encoding pyridoxamine 5'-phosphate oxidase family protein, coding for MHDSIRELIQSQNACVLATSRNNAPHASLMGFVPSEDCSTFFLATYRNTTKFANIQANPEVSLLLDDRAAHPVQDRRETKALTVHGRAEILKDLEQCRTVADILRRRLPHLQDFLNGPDIAFIAVQAVDFLLLQGPTEAIFETADPSDP